From Microplitis mediator isolate UGA2020A chromosome 11, iyMicMedi2.1, whole genome shotgun sequence, one genomic window encodes:
- the LOC130677454 gene encoding uncharacterized protein LOC130677454 has product MADNSPSAGEDLVEKFQEWNIDEQTIQHFCDNGITFELFKTLNDDNLRELCPHLATRIILRTKMETYKKAAQVTNSEEDANDMNAHQLSRDSNNFNELLNNQVEIIDPFPEFSLQTLLDNSPEGRKIRKNYETHGRLQPSSQQDLADIICRELYPWLKSGHKLKNYHYAALLSKIKNEFPLTSLGVFYSSPVTAKNSKTGKFVPARGKLPDKVKNILWVPNSGKKRKICDLNDNHDEDRKSVEELRKKYEKSLKWLKHHCNPWNQVITKWKETYELRSKMTFFTVAEFLQEWAIFNDQRSTELIYIDFNSMYPGKEDIFMNGWNTFYSKLKLLRSEKYKNDKLIKALREKLKKLGTTEADINLKLLIEMKIVAHLIPPKSRRFINDKIATQEAIDSIFHFAPTASDVELTISNVQNDHYNRNERVQPYLIIQGSIDELDQILIVIDKIRYECDSVLVALDCLFKLYHVFHAEYPKSGIHLYLLIQRCVYQITTKYDILPASIKDTVEIFETTA; this is encoded by the exons ATGGCCGATAATTCACCATCCGCTGGTGAAGATTTAGTCGAGAAATTCCAGGAATGGAACATAGATGAACAAACGATTCAACATTTTTgcg atAATGGGATAACCTTTGAATTATTCAAGACTTTAAACGATGACAATTTAAGAGAATTATGTCCTCATTTGGCTACAAGGATCATTCTGCGTACTAAAATGGAAACATATAAGAAA gCAGCTCAAGTAACAAACAGTGAAGAAGATGCGAATGATATGAATGCTCATCAACTAAGTCGTGACTCAAATAACTTCAATGAACTGTTGAATAATCAAGTAGAAATAATAGATCCTTTTCCTGAATTCAGCTTACAGACGTTATTAGATAATTCACCTGAAGGACGAAAAATTCGCAAAAATTATGAAACACACGGACGATTACAACCATCTTCACAACAAGATCTAGCAGACATTATCTGTAGAGAGTTGTATCCTTGGCTAAAAAGTGGACA caagctaaaaaattatcattacgCTGCTTTAttgagtaaaattaaaaatgaatttccaCTCACTTCACTTGGAGTCTTTTATTCAAGTCCTGTAACAgctaaaaattctaaaactgGGAAATTTGTTCCCGCTCGTGGAAAATTGCCAGACAAAGTGAAAAATATACTATGGGTACCGAATAGtggaaagaaaagaaaaatatgtgaTTTGAATGATAATCACGACGAAGATAGAAAAAGTGTTGAAGAATTgcgtaaaaaatatgaaaaaagtttaaaatggCTTAAACATCATTGTAATCCTTGGAATCAAGTAATTACAAAATGGAAGGAAACATATGAATTAAGATCTAAAATGACCTTCTTTACTGTAGCTGAATTTCTCCAAGAGTGGGCTATCTTTAATGATCAAAGAAGCACTGAATTGATATACATCGATTTTAACTCAATGTATCCGGGGaaagaagatatttttatgaacGGTTGGAAtacattttattcaaaattaaaattgttaaggtcagaaaagtataaaaatgataaacttATAAAAGCTCTTcgagaaaaattgaaaaaactgggTACCACAGAAGCAGATATAAATCTTAAACTCCTCATCGAAATGAAAATCGTTGCCCATTTGATTCCTCCCAAAAGTCGCCGAttcattaatgataaaattgcAACGCAAGAAGCGATAGACAGCATTTTCCATTTCGCGCCAACTGCAAGTGATGTTGAGCTGACGATATCAAATGTTCAGAACGATCATTATAATCGCAATGAAAGGGTTCAACCGTATTTAATTATACAAGGATCTATCGACGAGTTAGATCAGATTTTGattgttattgataaaattcgGTATGAATGTGATTCAGTTCTTGTCGCGCtagattgtttatttaaattataccaTGTGTTCCACGCAGAGTATCCTAAGTCAGGAATACATCTTTATTTACTGATTCAGAGATGTGTTTATCAAATAACCACGAAATACGATATTTTACCGGCAAGTATCAAAGATACAGTTGAAATCTTTGAAACGACTGCGTAA
- the LOC130677732 gene encoding uncharacterized protein LOC130677732, whose amino-acid sequence MAHETSTSLLDLPGLFHQWDVDDIIIQKFMDNGITVDLLKTLTDEDLKELCSVKESRIILKNRIREHFYNSFTIISTRNEKNLDESSSSGNLPDARFSSSASHLPGACDGRGENSLNLPCTLCDSLFLSYNAYVSHLKFIHQVNDYFHCPMENCPRVYHTQYSLKYHLENHHSKKRSNILERTIDESDDESHSVECHSEKPAAANQYVANTSFDNIKTNTSPQINSNYDDTSENINNIFFSELERLISHLYSILDVPRSLIQIIFKLINSMFTNFSSIIKDILLDPDNTCETKNIKINSILGRVKESFNKLSTDYLRIKHFTSSKCYVQPEPVIVGTITKKKKVDEKIIVNVKKKLSYIIPLEKSLKIFLEIPGVFNTIYNYQKELLLETTQGTGSILRNIIQGSLWTEIVKKFDNDQILIPLIISFDDLETGNPLGSRAGKNKLGAVYTSIATIPPNMSSRLENIFLSLIFYSHDRSDFGNEKIFSKFIYDLKKLELDGIQIKVDNNEFNVKFVTLTIAGDNLGLNSITGFAESFNATYFCRICTTTKSESMTQVTENLQTLREVKNYDSDVENLEKLKSLCIWNDLPSFHVYENWSCDVMHDLMEGIHRYSMALIIKNLVNNEYFTVDRLNKRLKYFLFSDADTVIPPISETHVAKGYIIISASEMLCLVRNFNFIVGDLVEYNDKIWKYYLVLLELTEILTAQTFTSESIEYLETLITEHNQMFQDLFDETLKPKYHILLHYPRIIRKFGPVILFSCFKYESKHREIKKVCNSISCRKQLPLSAANRCQLKACCRYLSKKGFNDSINYSKYVHQTLIGENQFSVDWYEINGVRYKIGSVIISSFDEFDEPIFHLIDKIIVDRENDKNVTFECLLLDKIIFDPHLRAFNVVKSSIKSSVLIKNCNSVPLTLHNVAEKYYVSISKM is encoded by the exons ATGGCTCATGAAACATCAACTTCTTTACTGGATTTACCAGGTTTATTCCATCAATGGGATGTAGATGatattataattcaaaagtttatgg ACAATGGAATCACAGTTGATTTGCTGAAAACACTAACGGATGAAGACCTAAAAGAACTTTGTAGTGTCAAGGAGTCAAGAATCATTCTAAAAAATAGAATCAGGGaacatttttataatagt ttcacgATAATTTCAACacgtaatgaaaaaaatcttgatGAATCAAGTTCATCCGGTAATCTACCAGACGCTCGGTTTTCGAGTTCAGCCAGTCATCTGCCAGGCGCTTGTGATGGCAGGGGTGAAAACTCTCTAAATTTGCCATGTACACTATGTGATTCTCTATTTCTCAGTTACAATGCCTACGTTTCTCACTTAAAGTTTATTCATCAAgtaaatgattattttcacTGTCCGATGGAAAATTGTCCTCGCGTATATCATACTCAATACAGTCTTAAGTACCATTTAGAAAATCATCATTCAAAGAAGAGATCAAACATTTTAGAACGAACAATAGATGAATCTGACGACGAATCACATTCTGTAGAATGTCATTCTGAAAAACCTGCAGCCGCTAATCAATATGTTGCTAATACATCATttgataatattaaaactaaCACTAGCCctcaaattaattcaaattatgacGATACTTCagaaaacattaataatattttcttctcTGAATTGGAAAGATTAATTTCACACTTATATAGCATTTTAGACGTGCCACGCTCTttgatacaaataatttttaagctaATTAACTCAATGTTCACGAATTTTTCGAGTATAATTAAAGATATTCTTCTTGACCCTGATAATACTTGTGAAaccaaaaatatcaaaattaattcgaTTTTAGGTCGTGTGAAAGAGTCTTTCAATAAGTTAAGCACTGATTATTTACGTATTAAACACTTTACATCTTCTAAGTGCTATGTTCAGCCTGAACCGGTTATCGTCGgtacaataacaaaaaaaaaaaaagtagatgaaaaaatcatcgtcaatgtcaaaaaaaagttatcatatataattccattagaaaaaagtttgaagatatttttagaaattccCGGGGTTTTTaatacaatttataattatcaaaaagaaCTATTATTAGAAACAACACAGGGGACTGGATCAATCTTACGAAATATTATTCAAGGTTCACTATGGActgaaattgtaaaaaaatttgataacgatcaaattttaattcccTTAATAATTTCGTTTGATGACCTTGAAACCGGTAACCCTTTGGGAAGCCGTGCAGGCAAAAATAAGCTGGGCGCTGTTTACACATCTATTGCTACTATTCCACCAAATATGTCGAGTcgtttagaaaatatttttttatcgttaataTTTTACTCTCATGATCGATCGGATTttggaaatgaaaaaattttttcaaaatttatatacgatttaaaaaaattagaattagatggaattcaaataaaagtagataataatgaatttaatgtaaaatttgTTACCTTGACGATTGCTGGAGATAATTTGGGACTTAACAGTATAACAGGATTTGCTGAAAGTTTTAATGCAACTTATTTTTGTAGAATATGCACTACAACCAAATCAGAAAGCATGACCCAAGTAACTGAAAACTTACAGACACTTCGAgaggtaaaaaattatgattctgatgttgaaaatttggaaaaactaaaatcattATGTATTTGGAATGATCTACCTAGTTTTCACGTTTACGAGAATTGGTCATGTGATGTTATGCACGATTTAATGGAAGGCATCCATCGTTACTCAATGgccttaattattaaaaatcttgTCAACAATGAATATTTTACAGTTGATCGACTAAATAAacgtttgaaatattttttatttagtgacGCAGATACAGTTATACCGCCAATTAGTGAAACGCATGTGGCAAAaggatatataattatatcagCATCCGAAATGTTGTGTCTAGTtcgtaatttcaattttattgtagGTGATTTAGTAGAATATAACGATAAAATTTGGAAATATTACCTTGTACTTTTAGAATTAACGGAAATTTTAACAGCTCAAACATTTACAAGTGAATCGATAGAATACTTAGAAACCTTGATCACTGAACATAATCAAATGTTTCAAGATCTTTTTGATGAAACATTGAAGCCAAAGTATCATATTCTACTGCATTATCCTAGAATTATCCGTAAGTTTGGTCCAGTAATTTTGTTCAGTTGTTTTAAATATGAATCTAAACAccgggaaattaaaaaagtctGTAATTCGATAAGTTGTCGCAAACAGCTACCGTTATCAGCTGCTAACAGATGCCAATTAAAAGCTTGCTGCAGATATCTCAGTAAAAAAGGTTTTAATGACAGTATTAATTACAGCAAATATGTCCATCAAACACTAATCGGTGAAAACCAATTTTCGGTTGATTGGTACGAAATTAATGGCGTTCGATATAAGATAGGGTCTGTCATTATTTCTAGTTTCGATGAATTTGATGAAccaatatttcatttaatcgATAAGATTATTGTTGACAGAGAAAATGACAAAAATGTAACATTTGAATGTCTTTTgttagataaaataatatttgatccTCATCTTAGAGCTTTTAATGTTGTTAAAAGTTCAATAAAAAGTTctgtattaataaaaaattgtaattctGTACCGTTAACACTGCATAATGTTGCCGAAAAATATTATGTAAGTATATCGAAAAtgtaa